In Leuconostoc kimchii IMSNU 11154, one genomic interval encodes:
- a CDS encoding prepilin peptidase: MENLLILILNATLVSSIMCLADRINHGVNVLIKRSFCWHCGHNLKWYDLIPVFSTILTRGHCRYCQKKFGVHYAIFEFLGALIGSLLFSDTTTWITAYLLFFLALEDWHNERIHSDILMPWILYLFIQNWGEPKLLLTCLVITISILLVHYRQAMGKGDIPVLLVLTLISTTQSFALSLLIASTLALVRLKIRQVKQLPFVPFLYIGWLVVTLIEKTLIISHL; this comes from the coding sequence ATGGAAAATTTACTTATTTTAATTTTAAACGCGACTTTAGTCTCAAGTATCATGTGTTTGGCAGATCGTATCAATCATGGCGTTAATGTCCTTATCAAACGTTCATTTTGTTGGCATTGTGGCCATAACTTAAAGTGGTATGACTTAATACCTGTGTTTTCTACAATATTAACTCGTGGTCATTGTCGTTATTGTCAAAAAAAATTCGGTGTACACTATGCCATTTTTGAATTTTTAGGTGCACTCATTGGTAGCTTGTTATTTTCAGATACGACCACTTGGATTACTGCTTATCTGCTATTTTTTCTAGCACTTGAAGATTGGCATAATGAACGCATTCATTCAGATATATTAATGCCTTGGATTCTATATTTGTTTATCCAAAATTGGGGAGAACCCAAACTGCTACTAACTTGTTTAGTAATCACAATCAGTATATTACTGGTACACTACCGACAGGCTATGGGGAAAGGAGATATCCCTGTTTTGCTGGTACTAACTTTAATTTCTACGACACAGTCATTTGCACTATCGTTACTCATCGCTTCTACACTCGCACTTGTCCGTCTTAAAATTAGACAGGTCAAGCAACTACCCTTTGTACCATTTCTTTACATTGGATGGCTTGTTGTGACTTTAATTGAAAAAACGCTCATAATCAGTCATTTATGA
- the rpsL gene encoding 30S ribosomal protein S12, producing MPTINQLVRKPRKSQVTKSKSPALNFGYNSMKKKATNNVAPQKRGVATRVGTMTPKKPNSALRKYARVRLSNLYEVTAYIPGIGHNLQEHSVVLIRGGRVKDLPGVRYHVIRGALDTAGVDGRMTSRSKYGTKAPKK from the coding sequence ATGCCTACAATTAACCAATTAGTTCGTAAGCCTCGTAAGTCACAAGTGACTAAGTCAAAGTCACCTGCGTTGAACTTCGGCTATAACTCAATGAAGAAGAAAGCAACAAATAATGTTGCACCACAAAAGCGTGGGGTTGCTACACGTGTCGGAACAATGACACCAAAAAAGCCTAACTCAGCTTTACGTAAGTACGCTCGTGTGCGTCTTTCAAACTTGTATGAAGTGACTGCTTATATTCCAGGTATTGGACATAATTTGCAAGAACACTCAGTTGTTTTGATTCGCGGTGGCCGTGTTAAGGATTTGCCTGGTGTACGTTACCACGTTATCCGTGGTGCATTGGATACTGCTGGTGTTGATGGTCGTATGACATCACGTTCAAAGTATGGCACAAAGGCGCCAAAAAAGTAA
- the rpsG gene encoding 30S ribosomal protein S7: MPRKGYTKRQEVLPDPIYNSKLVSRLINKLMLDGKRGTASTILYDAFDHIKEATGNEPLEVFEQAMENIMPVLEVKARRVGGSNYQVPIEVRPDRRTTLGLRWLVNYSRLRNEHTMDERLAKEIMDAANDTGASVKKREDTHKMAEANRAFAHYRW, from the coding sequence ATGCCACGTAAAGGTTATACTAAGCGTCAGGAAGTTTTGCCTGACCCAATTTACAATTCAAAGCTCGTTTCACGTTTGATCAACAAGTTGATGCTTGATGGAAAGCGCGGAACTGCTTCAACAATCTTGTATGATGCTTTTGATCATATCAAGGAAGCTACTGGTAATGAACCCTTGGAAGTTTTTGAACAAGCCATGGAAAATATCATGCCTGTATTAGAAGTTAAAGCTCGCCGTGTTGGTGGCTCTAACTATCAAGTGCCAATCGAAGTGCGTCCTGACCGTCGCACAACATTGGGACTACGTTGGTTGGTAAACTATTCACGTTTGCGTAACGAACACACAATGGACGAGCGTTTGGCAAAAGAAATTATGGATGCAGCTAACGATACAGGTGCATCTGTAAAGAAGCGCGAAGATACGCACAAGATGGCTGAAGCCAACCGTGCATTCGCTCACTATCGTTGGTAA
- the fusA gene encoding elongation factor G, with protein MAKREYPLERTRNIGIMAHIDAGKTTTTERILYYTGKIHKIGETHDGASQMDFMEQEKERGITIQSAATTAVWHGFFDQFEKTPYRVNIIDTPGHVDFTIEVERALRVLDGAVAVLDGAAGVEPQTETVWRQATTYDVPRIVFVNKMDKMGADFQMSVDSIHERLQVNAEAIQWPIGAEDDFEAVIDLITQEAYYPVDDLGEKWEPRDIPAELKDLAEEKRNTLIEAVADVDDDLMEKYLEGEDISIEELKAAIRRATLALQFYPVLAGSAYKDKGVQMMLDAVVDYLPGPLDVKPYIANDPKTGEEVDLIADDNKSFAALAFKIMTDPFVGRLTFMRVYTGTLKSGSYVQNTSSDTRERVGRLLQMHATSRTEIEEVFSGDIAAAIGLKNTTTGDSLTSVDNQLVLESMEFPEPVIELAIEPKTKADQDKLSNAIQKLAEEDPSFRATTNPETGDTLIAGMGELQLDIMVDRMRREFNVEATVGAPQVAYREAFTKTVQARGFFKRQSGGKGQYGDVYIEFSPNEEGAGFEFDDAIVGGVVPREYIPSVEAGLKDALNAGPLAGFPLVDLKAKLYDGSYHDVDSSEAAFKIAASLALREAAKTAGAVILEPIMAVDIVAPEDNLGDVMGHVSARRGMIEGQESRGPVLAVKAKVPLSEMFGYATTLRSATQGRGTFQMVFDHYEAVPKNIQEEIIKNSGKES; from the coding sequence ATGGCAAAACGTGAATACCCACTAGAACGTACACGTAACATTGGTATTATGGCCCACATTGATGCGGGTAAGACAACAACTACGGAACGTATCTTGTACTACACAGGTAAAATTCACAAAATTGGTGAAACACATGATGGTGCTTCACAAATGGATTTCATGGAACAAGAAAAGGAACGTGGAATCACGATTCAATCAGCTGCTACAACGGCTGTTTGGCATGGTTTCTTTGACCAATTCGAAAAGACACCTTACCGTGTTAACATCATTGACACACCAGGTCACGTGGACTTCACAATTGAAGTTGAACGTGCACTACGTGTTTTGGATGGTGCCGTAGCGGTTTTGGATGGTGCTGCCGGTGTTGAACCACAGACAGAAACTGTTTGGCGTCAAGCAACAACATATGACGTACCACGTATTGTATTCGTCAATAAGATGGATAAAATGGGTGCTGATTTCCAAATGTCAGTGGATTCAATTCACGAACGTTTGCAAGTCAATGCGGAAGCTATTCAATGGCCAATTGGCGCTGAAGATGACTTTGAAGCGGTTATTGATTTAATCACTCAAGAAGCTTATTACCCAGTGGATGATTTGGGCGAAAAGTGGGAACCACGCGATATTCCAGCAGAATTGAAAGATTTGGCAGAAGAAAAGCGTAATACTTTAATTGAAGCGGTTGCTGATGTCGATGATGACTTGATGGAAAAGTATCTTGAAGGCGAAGATATTTCAATTGAGGAATTAAAGGCTGCCATTCGTCGTGCTACTTTGGCATTGCAATTCTATCCAGTACTTGCTGGTTCAGCCTATAAAGATAAGGGTGTTCAAATGATGTTGGATGCCGTTGTTGACTACTTGCCAGGACCTTTAGATGTTAAGCCATATATTGCTAATGATCCGAAAACTGGTGAAGAAGTAGACTTGATTGCCGATGATAACAAGTCATTTGCTGCCTTGGCATTCAAAATTATGACAGATCCATTCGTTGGTCGTTTGACATTTATGCGTGTGTATACTGGTACTTTGAAGTCAGGATCATATGTACAAAATACATCTTCAGATACACGTGAACGTGTTGGTCGTTTGTTACAAATGCATGCCACATCACGTACTGAAATCGAAGAAGTATTCTCAGGCGATATTGCCGCAGCTATTGGTTTGAAGAATACGACTACGGGTGATTCATTGACTTCTGTTGATAATCAATTGGTTCTTGAATCAATGGAGTTCCCAGAACCAGTTATTGAATTAGCTATTGAGCCTAAAACAAAAGCTGACCAAGACAAATTGTCTAATGCTATCCAAAAGTTAGCTGAAGAAGATCCATCATTCCGTGCGACAACAAACCCTGAAACAGGTGACACTCTTATCGCTGGTATGGGTGAGTTGCAGTTGGATATCATGGTTGATCGTATGCGCCGTGAATTTAACGTTGAGGCAACTGTTGGTGCACCACAAGTTGCCTACCGTGAAGCATTTACTAAAACTGTTCAAGCTCGTGGATTCTTTAAACGCCAATCAGGTGGTAAAGGTCAATATGGAGATGTTTATATTGAATTTTCACCAAATGAAGAGGGTGCAGGATTTGAATTCGATGATGCCATTGTCGGTGGTGTTGTGCCTCGCGAATATATTCCTTCAGTTGAGGCAGGTTTGAAGGATGCTTTGAATGCAGGTCCTCTGGCTGGATTCCCATTGGTTGACTTGAAGGCCAAATTGTATGATGGTTCATATCACGATGTCGATTCTTCTGAAGCAGCCTTCAAAATTGCTGCCTCATTAGCTTTGAGAGAAGCTGCTAAAACAGCTGGTGCCGTTATTCTTGAACCAATTATGGCTGTTGATATTGTTGCCCCTGAAGATAACCTTGGTGATGTGATGGGACATGTTTCAGCACGTCGTGGTATGATTGAAGGCCAAGAATCACGTGGACCCGTCTTAGCTGTAAAAGCTAAGGTGCCTTTGTCAGAAATGTTTGGATATGCAACAACTTTGCGTTCTGCAACACAAGGCCGTGGTACGTTCCAAATGGTTTTCGATCATTATGAAGCTGTTCCTAAGAATATTCAAGAAGAAATTATTAAAAATAGTGGTAAAGAATCTTAA
- a CDS encoding MFS transporter gives MNKQHSKFLIPGIIMIGMVLRLPFTSIPPILDTIAKSQHIPVGQLGILTTIPLLSFALFSSFAPQTAKKFGLERTFTFMLMLVVIGSLMRVINTPFLYLSTLLIGIGIAHMNVLLPSVIRMYFPMKIGPMTSLFTFSMMLATALGVSVAAPITALAGWHVFIFILTIILFIALIIWLPNDHYVKKQDKPLVVGVPVKAQSIIWRNKYAWLLLFFCGIQSAMFYVLIAWGPTMAIQAGLSPAVAGVFSGVNSLIGLPFSLFIPTLIARITGRQRQLLMVSLSVVGIIGYLLLLYPTGSFGYWLTVNLLIGMSTASLFPYLLTTFSLKTNTPSQTAQLSGMVQSGGYLIAALGPALFGYAFWFFNSWKPQIITILILFIFMIITIIIIERKDKIL, from the coding sequence ATGAACAAACAACACAGTAAATTTTTAATACCGGGAATTATTATGATTGGCATGGTCTTAAGATTGCCGTTTACATCAATCCCACCAATTCTTGATACAATTGCAAAATCGCAACATATACCGGTTGGACAGCTTGGTATATTAACAACAATTCCATTACTTTCCTTTGCATTATTTTCGTCTTTTGCACCTCAAACCGCAAAAAAATTTGGACTTGAACGAACTTTCACGTTTATGCTTATGTTAGTTGTTATTGGTTCTTTAATGAGGGTGATTAATACGCCGTTTTTATACTTAAGTACTTTGTTAATTGGCATTGGTATTGCACATATGAATGTCTTATTGCCAAGTGTTATTCGTATGTATTTTCCTATGAAAATTGGACCAATGACCTCGTTATTTACCTTTAGCATGATGTTAGCAACTGCATTAGGAGTTAGTGTGGCGGCGCCTATTACAGCGTTGGCAGGTTGGCACGTATTTATTTTTATTTTGACAATAATACTGTTTATTGCGCTTATTATTTGGCTGCCAAATGATCACTATGTTAAAAAGCAGGATAAGCCGTTAGTTGTTGGTGTTCCTGTAAAAGCACAATCAATAATTTGGCGAAACAAGTATGCGTGGTTGTTATTGTTTTTTTGTGGTATACAGTCAGCTATGTTTTATGTCTTGATAGCTTGGGGACCAACAATGGCTATACAGGCAGGATTGTCACCAGCAGTTGCGGGGGTGTTTTCTGGTGTCAACTCTTTAATTGGATTGCCCTTTTCTTTATTTATTCCCACACTAATTGCACGAATAACTGGTAGACAGCGACAATTGTTGATGGTTAGTTTGTCTGTGGTTGGTATCATTGGCTATTTGTTATTATTATATCCAACAGGTTCTTTTGGCTATTGGCTAACCGTTAATTTATTAATTGGTATGAGTACTGCCAGTTTGTTTCCGTACTTATTAACAACATTTAGCTTAAAGACAAATACGCCTAGTCAAACTGCACAATTATCCGGTATGGTGCAGAGCGGCGGTTACTTAATCGCTGCTCTTGGACCGGCATTATTTGGTTACGCTTTTTGGTTTTTTAACAGCTGGAAACCACAAATTATCACGATATTGATTTTATTTATATTTATGATTATAACAATAATTATAATTGAAAGAAAAGATAAAATATTGTAA
- a CDS encoding ABC transporter ATP-binding protein has protein sequence MSNESTPIIEFRNVGLSYDDNSVLKNIDFELEAGKFYTLLGPSGSGKTTILNLISGQLTVTYGDILFEGQVINHVPVEKRHMNTVFQDYGLFPNMNVFENVAFGPRIKGKSKKEIKAKVTEMLALVKLGEYADREITELSGGQRQRVAIARALANDPEVLLLDEPLSALDYKLRKEMQYELREIQQRLGITFVFVTHDQEEALAMSDWIFVMNDGVIQQNGSPEDIYDEPINHFVADFIGESNILDGIMTADYLVHFTGKDFENVDAGMRPNERVEVVLRPEDLDLTTVENGKLVVTIDDQSFRGDYYEITAIDDDGNEWQVQATNKSTVGERVGLTFDPEDIHIMRFNESENDFDARLESYEDEDDNA, from the coding sequence GTGTCTAACGAGTCAACGCCAATTATTGAATTCAGAAATGTTGGATTATCTTATGATGATAATTCAGTTTTGAAAAACATTGATTTTGAGCTAGAAGCAGGTAAATTTTATACGTTGTTAGGGCCATCAGGATCTGGTAAAACAACTATTTTGAATCTGATATCTGGACAACTGACAGTGACCTATGGTGATATCTTATTTGAGGGACAAGTGATTAATCACGTACCTGTTGAAAAGCGCCATATGAATACAGTTTTTCAAGATTATGGCTTATTTCCAAATATGAACGTGTTTGAAAATGTGGCTTTTGGACCTCGCATTAAAGGTAAAAGCAAAAAAGAGATTAAAGCTAAAGTGACAGAGATGTTGGCGTTGGTTAAACTTGGGGAGTATGCTGATCGTGAAATCACTGAGTTGTCAGGTGGGCAGAGACAGCGTGTAGCGATTGCACGCGCTTTGGCTAATGATCCAGAAGTATTATTACTTGATGAACCCTTATCTGCACTTGATTATAAATTACGCAAAGAAATGCAATACGAATTGCGTGAAATTCAACAGCGTCTCGGCATTACGTTTGTATTTGTGACACATGATCAAGAAGAAGCACTAGCTATGTCTGATTGGATATTTGTCATGAATGATGGTGTCATTCAACAAAATGGGTCACCAGAAGATATTTACGATGAACCGATTAATCATTTTGTAGCGGACTTTATTGGTGAGTCAAATATTTTGGATGGCATCATGACTGCTGATTATCTGGTGCACTTTACAGGAAAAGACTTTGAAAATGTTGATGCCGGTATGCGACCAAACGAACGTGTAGAGGTTGTGTTGCGGCCAGAGGATTTGGATTTAACAACTGTTGAAAATGGTAAATTAGTTGTGACGATTGATGATCAATCTTTTCGTGGTGATTACTATGAAATCACCGCAATTGATGATGACGGGAATGAGTGGCAGGTACAGGCGACAAATAAGTCTACAGTAGGAGAGCGTGTTGGTCTGACATTCGATCCAGAAGATATTCACATCATGAGGTTTAACGAATCTGAAAATGATTTTGATGCACGCTTGGAAAGTTACGAGGATGAAGACGACAATGCCTAA
- a CDS encoding ABC transporter permease, translating to MPKSKQQRQLFYIIPYGMWLVLFVIAPLMLLLFQSLTTQNGHFTLQNYATYFASGTYLLMTFNSVWYAFLITIITLVISYPMAYLLNQLKQKQFWLLLVILPTWINLLLKTYAFIGLLSKTGTVNNFIGLMGIAPQQLLFSNWSFLLVAAYIEIPFMILPIFNSLAEINPRLAQASRDLGANQWQTLRRVILPLSMPGIKAGIQAVFIPSLSLFMITRLIGGNRVITLGTAIEEHFLVTQNWRIGSTIGVILIVAMIITMVLTRERARKSSRNRG from the coding sequence ATGCCTAAAAGTAAGCAGCAAAGGCAACTATTTTATATCATTCCCTATGGCATGTGGTTAGTGCTATTTGTTATTGCACCATTAATGTTATTACTTTTCCAGTCATTGACTACACAAAATGGGCACTTTACATTGCAAAACTATGCGACCTATTTTGCAAGTGGTACGTATTTATTAATGACATTTAACTCAGTTTGGTATGCTTTTCTAATTACGATAATTACCTTAGTGATTAGTTATCCCATGGCATATTTATTGAATCAGTTAAAGCAAAAACAATTCTGGTTATTACTTGTCATTTTACCGACATGGATTAATTTGTTGTTAAAAACATATGCATTTATAGGACTACTTTCAAAAACAGGTACGGTTAATAATTTTATTGGTTTAATGGGTATTGCACCACAACAATTATTATTTTCGAATTGGAGCTTTCTTTTAGTAGCGGCCTATATTGAAATACCATTCATGATTTTGCCAATTTTTAACTCATTGGCAGAAATCAATCCGCGTCTAGCACAAGCAAGTCGTGATTTGGGCGCGAATCAGTGGCAAACTTTAAGACGTGTGATATTACCCTTATCAATGCCGGGTATTAAGGCAGGTATTCAAGCGGTATTTATCCCAAGTTTGTCGCTATTTATGATTACACGTTTGATTGGTGGTAATCGAGTGATCACATTGGGAACAGCGATCGAGGAACATTTTTTAGTGACACAAAATTGGCGAATTGGATCAACAATTGGTGTCATTTTAATTGTTGCTATGATTATCACGATGGTACTAACAAGAGAACGTGCTCGCAAATCTTCAAGGAATCGAGGTTAA
- a CDS encoding ABC transporter permease, with translation MVKKIKWANSYLWLVFILLYLPIFFLIVYSFNSGDVMQGWEGFSFKHYAELFADTRIIEIVVSTLLIALLSSLIASVIGTAGALYIYNLKYALAKNIFLSLNNILLVSPDVIIGASFLILFTVMGFALGFTSVLLSHIAFSIPIVVLMVLPRLQEMNQSLVAAAKDLGANNWQMLSRVILPVISPGILAGFFMAFTYSLDDFAVTFFVTGNGFTTLSVEIYSRARQGVSLEINALSAMMFMVSLLLVLAYYMITTRTGKNKKRGTRLVLPASEGL, from the coding sequence ATGGTTAAAAAAATCAAATGGGCTAATAGTTACTTGTGGCTTGTTTTTATACTCCTTTATTTGCCTATTTTTTTCCTAATTGTCTATTCATTTAATTCAGGCGATGTCATGCAGGGCTGGGAAGGATTTTCGTTTAAGCACTATGCCGAGTTATTTGCGGATACTCGTATCATAGAAATTGTCGTTAGCACGCTTTTAATTGCGCTGTTGTCGTCATTAATCGCTAGTGTTATTGGGACAGCGGGCGCGTTGTATATTTATAATTTAAAATACGCACTAGCAAAAAATATTTTCCTATCATTAAATAATATTTTGCTTGTGTCACCAGATGTGATTATTGGTGCATCATTCCTGATTCTATTTACTGTCATGGGCTTTGCTTTAGGTTTTACTTCAGTATTGTTATCGCATATTGCCTTTAGTATTCCAATCGTGGTCTTGATGGTACTTCCTCGCCTGCAAGAGATGAATCAATCACTTGTCGCTGCTGCTAAAGATTTAGGTGCAAATAATTGGCAAATGCTATCTCGCGTTATTTTACCAGTAATCTCACCTGGTATCTTGGCTGGCTTTTTTATGGCTTTTACCTACTCACTTGATGATTTTGCTGTAACGTTCTTTGTGACCGGTAATGGTTTTACGACACTTTCTGTAGAAATATACTCGCGTGCACGTCAAGGCGTTAGTTTAGAAATTAATGCGCTATCAGCGATGATGTTTATGGTATCATTATTGCTTGTATTGGCTTATTATATGATTACTACGCGTACAGGGAAAAATAAAAAGCGCGGCACACGTTTGGTTCTACCGGCATCTGAGGGACTGTAA
- a CDS encoding ABC transporter substrate-binding protein: MKKLAMGMIGICSVILILFGVQHYLASKTGTNASSDKVLNLYNWGDYIDPELLKKFTKETGYKVSYETFDSNEAMYTKIKQGGTSYDLTVPSDYMIQKMKREKLLLPLDHSKLTGMKNYDTRFLNQSFDRNNRYSLPYFWGTLGIIYNDQYVNAKDLQHWDDLWSPKFKNQIMLIDSARDALAIALITQNKSVNTKSRADLAAAQAKLTALMPNVKAIIADEIKMYMSQNEAAIAVTYSGEASEALSHNKHLHYIVPSEGSNLWFDNIVMPKTAKHQAAAYAFLNFMGNPKNAAQNAEYIGYATPNQKAKALLPKAVRQDTQFYPDDQTVKHLQVYDDLGQLWTEKYNDAFLEFKMSQK; encoded by the coding sequence ATGAAAAAATTAGCAATGGGTATGATAGGTATCTGCTCAGTTATTTTGATATTGTTTGGCGTACAACATTACTTGGCATCTAAAACAGGCACTAACGCATCATCCGACAAAGTTTTGAACCTTTATAATTGGGGTGATTACATTGACCCTGAGTTGCTTAAAAAGTTCACCAAAGAAACTGGGTACAAAGTAAGTTATGAAACATTTGATTCAAATGAAGCAATGTACACGAAAATCAAACAAGGTGGTACATCTTATGATTTAACCGTTCCTTCAGACTATATGATACAGAAGATGAAAAGGGAAAAACTGTTACTGCCATTAGATCATAGTAAACTAACTGGTATGAAAAATTATGATACGCGGTTTTTGAACCAGTCTTTTGATCGCAATAACCGATATTCGTTACCTTACTTTTGGGGAACGCTTGGCATCATTTATAATGATCAGTACGTTAACGCTAAAGATCTTCAACATTGGGATGACTTGTGGTCGCCTAAATTTAAAAATCAAATCATGCTCATTGATTCAGCCAGAGATGCATTGGCCATTGCACTAATAACGCAAAATAAGTCTGTTAATACGAAATCACGGGCAGATTTGGCTGCGGCACAAGCTAAGTTAACAGCATTGATGCCAAATGTTAAAGCAATTATTGCTGATGAAATAAAAATGTATATGTCGCAAAATGAGGCAGCAATTGCCGTAACGTATTCAGGTGAAGCTTCTGAAGCATTAAGTCATAATAAACATCTGCATTATATTGTGCCTAGCGAGGGGTCTAATTTATGGTTTGACAATATTGTTATGCCAAAAACTGCTAAGCACCAAGCAGCAGCCTATGCCTTTTTAAATTTTATGGGTAATCCAAAAAATGCAGCACAAAACGCTGAATACATTGGTTACGCAACCCCTAATCAAAAAGCAAAGGCATTATTGCCAAAAGCAGTGCGACAAGATACACAGTTTTATCCCGATGATCAAACAGTTAAACACTTACAAGTTTATGACGACTTAGGGCAATTGTGGACAGAAAAGTACAATGATGCTTTTTTAGAATTTAAAATGTCACAAAAATAA
- the rpsJ gene encoding 30S ribosomal protein S10, with protein sequence MAQKKIRIRLKAYEHRILDQSAEKIVETAKRTGAEIAGPIPLPTERTLYTVLRSPHKHKDSREQFEMRTHKRLIDIVNPTDKTVDALRKLELPSGVAIEIKL encoded by the coding sequence ATGGCACAAAAGAAAATTCGTATCCGTTTGAAGGCATACGAGCACCGTATCTTGGACCAATCAGCAGAAAAGATTGTTGAGACAGCTAAGCGTACGGGCGCAGAAATTGCTGGTCCTATCCCTTTGCCAACTGAACGTACATTGTATACAGTTCTACGTTCACCACATAAGCATAAGGATAGCCGTGAGCAATTTGAAATGCGTACGCATAAGCGTTTGATTGATATTGTGAACCCTACTGACAAGACAGTTGACGCATTGCGTAAGCTTGAATTGCCATCAGGCGTTGCAATTGAAATCAAGTTATAA
- the rplC gene encoding 50S ribosomal protein L3, with product MTKGILGRKVGMTQVFTETGELIAVTVVEATPNVVLQVKNAETDGYSALQLGYQDKRAVLSNKPEQGHASKANTTPKRYIREIRNAEGEFNAGDEIKVDTFESGEYVDVTGITKGHGFQGNIKKDGQSRGPMSHGSRYHRRPGSMGAVINRVFKGKLLPGRMGNNKRTMQNVAIVHVDVENNLLLLKGNVPGANKSLLTIKSTVKTNAKHPEVKMAGVSTSTVAEEA from the coding sequence ATGACTAAAGGTATCTTAGGCCGCAAAGTCGGTATGACTCAGGTTTTCACTGAAACTGGTGAATTGATCGCCGTAACTGTTGTTGAAGCTACACCAAACGTTGTTTTGCAAGTTAAAAATGCAGAAACAGACGGGTATAGTGCACTACAACTTGGTTACCAAGATAAGCGCGCAGTTCTATCAAACAAACCTGAACAAGGTCACGCTTCTAAAGCAAACACGACCCCTAAGCGCTACATTCGTGAAATCCGCAATGCGGAAGGCGAATTTAACGCAGGGGATGAAATCAAAGTTGATACATTCGAATCTGGTGAATACGTCGATGTAACAGGTATCACGAAGGGGCATGGCTTCCAAGGTAACATTAAAAAGGATGGCCAGTCTCGTGGACCAATGTCCCACGGTTCTCGTTATCACCGCCGCCCAGGTTCAATGGGTGCCGTTATTAACCGTGTCTTCAAGGGTAAGCTTTTGCCTGGACGTATGGGAAATAACAAGCGTACAATGCAAAATGTTGCTATCGTCCATGTTGACGTTGAAAACAACTTATTGTTATTGAAAGGCAATGTTCCTGGCGCTAACAAGTCACTATTAACGATTAAATCAACCGTTAAAACTAATGCAAAGCATCCTGAAGTTAAAATGGCTGGTGTTTCAACATCAACTGTGGCTGAAGAAGCTTAA
- the rplD gene encoding 50S ribosomal protein L4, with amino-acid sequence MTKVAVLKQDGSQAAELELNDAVFAIEPNNTVITDAVLMQRASMRQGTHAVKNRSAVSGGGRKPWKQKGTGRARAGSIREPQFRGGGIVFGPSPRSYAYRINRKAYQLALKSVLSQKVAEGKLVVVDALTFEAPKTQDFKKVLTNLAADTKTLVVVDENNENAILSARNLANVQVMTTKGINVLDVVNADKLVIVQSSIEEIQGGLA; translated from the coding sequence ATGACTAAAGTTGCTGTATTAAAGCAAGATGGTAGTCAAGCTGCGGAACTTGAATTAAATGACGCAGTCTTCGCCATTGAACCAAACAACACTGTTATCACAGATGCAGTTTTGATGCAACGTGCATCAATGCGTCAAGGAACACATGCAGTCAAAAACCGTTCAGCGGTTTCTGGTGGTGGCCGTAAGCCTTGGAAACAAAAGGGTACTGGTCGTGCACGTGCCGGTTCAATTCGTGAACCACAATTCCGTGGTGGTGGTATTGTTTTCGGACCTTCACCTCGTTCATACGCATACCGTATCAACCGTAAGGCATATCAATTGGCATTGAAGTCAGTTTTGTCACAAAAAGTTGCTGAAGGTAAGTTAGTAGTTGTCGATGCTTTGACATTTGAAGCACCAAAAACACAAGACTTTAAAAAAGTTTTGACTAACTTAGCCGCTGACACAAAGACATTAGTAGTTGTTGATGAAAACAACGAAAACGCAATTTTATCAGCACGTAATTTGGCTAATGTTCAAGTTATGACAACAAAGGGTATCAACGTACTTGACGTTGTTAATGCAGATAAACTGGTGATTGTTCAATCATCAATCGAAGAAATCCAAGGAGGTCTTGCCTAA
- the rplW gene encoding 50S ribosomal protein L23 has protein sequence MDARDIIRRPIITEASMAQTERKRYVFEVDIRATKPQIKKAIEEIFEVQVSGLNTANVRGKQKRQGRYVGYTRKLKKATVTLSKDSKDIKIFNEG, from the coding sequence ATGGATGCACGCGATATTATCCGTCGCCCTATCATCACAGAAGCTTCTATGGCGCAAACAGAACGTAAGCGTTATGTCTTCGAAGTTGATATTCGCGCAACAAAACCTCAAATCAAAAAAGCTATTGAAGAAATCTTTGAAGTTCAAGTTTCAGGTTTGAACACAGCTAACGTTCGTGGTAAGCAAAAGCGACAAGGTCGTTACGTTGGCTACACACGTAAGTTAAAGAAGGCAACCGTAACGTTGTCAAAAGATTCAAAAGATATTAAAATCTTTAACGAAGGTTAA